The sequence TtcatattctttgattttattaCAGTATGTGATTTTTTCGCCTCAGGTATTGTATTCCGTGTTGCTATTATTGGATATTGTTTTCCTTCCTTGgttccctcttcttcttcttgcccttACTGAGCCGAGGGTCTAATGGAAATAATCTCTCTACCTGCATTAAGtagggtaagatctgcgtacagaCTACTCTCCCTAGACCCCACATATTAAGAtcaaactgggtttgttgttgtactTATAAATCATTCGGCCCATTAATCAGAACGCTCTTTTTTCCACTGGGCTTTAGCCCATTTCTCTAATGCACCGTTTCGTATTTTCTAGTTGTTTCAACCAATACGTAtatatttcttgatttttttttttcacatcGCTTTtgcgaaaaataaaataaaatcacatcaaaataatTCCCCCGACTTCtgtccccccctccccccccccccgcccaCACAAAATCCCTAATTCTGCGATCGGAAATCCCTAATTTACCGGCGTTGCAATGTCGACGGTGCGTTCAACGTCCGCGGCAGCTAATTCATCGTCGTCGCAGTACACTTACTCAAACGGCACATACTTTCCGACGCCGTTTCATCTCCAACAACAACCTCCTCCTCAGCCCTACATCGGCGCTGCTCCTCCCCCCGTACAACTTCCTGGTCCTTCCGTCTATCCTGCTCCTTCTCCTATTCCGGGCGTTTACACTTTGCCTCAGTTTCAACAAGTAAGTGCTCCAAATATCAGCAAATGTTAATTgcaaaaaaaggaagaaatatgaaaattatgAACTTTTATTTCTGAATTTCGGTCTTTGTACGTAACGACGGGCGAAATTGCAATTGGTTGTTAATTCTTACATTTTGATTTCGTTGGAGTCACGCTAATGTCCATAGAAAGTTTAATTGATTAATAACTTGTGGAGTAAGTAATTATGTAAGtcatttgtttttcatttttgctCCCTTTTCTAGTTATTTTTGACAAATGTTTGAGAATTTGGCGGGTATTTTGTAAAATCTTTCCTGGGAAGTTGTTGAGAGTTTTTTTTTATAGAGTTTAATAAGATATACACTACACTATCAGGTCACCTAAAGTATATCTACAAGTAAGCCTCCATAAAATAGGGCAGGTTAGCTGCTGCCACAATAGGTAAATGTGACTTGACAGTATAAATTTTTGTTACACTGACAGTATATAGAGCTTAAAATCTTTTTTATAAGGGTAATGGAGCTTTTGATTCTTTTTGTTAGCTCCTGGGCAGGTTTTTGTTATATTGTAATGGAGCTAACATTGATCCTTCTTGTAActtttgcatcttcttgatgcttgCAATGAAGCAACTTAtctcatcaaaaaaaaaaaaaaatcttttttataAGGGTGGTGCCTGGGCCAGCTTGCTTGCTTGCTGAGAATATCTGCGCCTATGTTTGTGTGTATGTGCATGGTAGAATATCTTGACGCCAATTAGAAGCTTGTTAGTTTCGTTTTAGGAGGAGAACAGAAGAAAATCTCAATAGAAGTATTTGCATCAGGCCTTTGTACATATGTTACTTTGTATGTTAAGCTAGTGGCTTGTATTGAAAAAAGAAGGTATGTTTTGTCATGTTTGTAATGTACATAATACTTGCGGACAGGCTCAGCAGTTATTCCAAAGAGATGCTCAGACAATCACACCTGAGGCACTTGAAAATGTGAAAGCTGCACTTGCAAGCAGCGAAATTGAGCACAAAGCTGAGGCCAAGAAGAAAGCTGTACCTCGTAAGGCAGCAGGACTAAGTTGGGAAGATCCTACTCTAGCAGAGTGGCCAGAGAGTAAGCAtaatttcctatttctttattttttccttgACTCGATGTGCCTCATGGTACTAAAATCTGTTTATTTattcttctgttttttttttgggtgggtgggggtgggggtggggttaCTCTAGTTCTCTCTCCTCATAGTCTTTGCTAGTTTTAACATCAGTTGAACTGGATTCTATCTTGAACTGAATTTCCACTAAAAAGTAAGTAAAAGTAATCAGTTATATTTCTtattataatcaaaagttaaCAGTTATATTTGATTTTCAAAATGGATTCAGCTTTTCCTTCGAAACGTCTCCTATTAGAGTATGTTACCATATATACAAGGTTCAACTATAAAATATGATATTGTGTATAAGGTAATGTAGCTTGTCAGAGTAGGCGAACAATGCGTATATAAGGAACTAATTAAGTATCAAGGAAGTAATTTTATCTCCTCTTTTCTCTCTGCTTATTGTTTTTAGGTCGAGTACTATTCTTGAATTTTCTTGATGCACTCTCGTTTTAACATAGGAACTTTGTTGCAGAGTATGAGGAGACTCACAGAGCGAATAGGTGAATAACAGATTGGAAGGGACAAGAAATGGTGGTGAATACTGACATGATTAAGTTGAAATCCCAGGGTTAATTGTAGTTAACATGGTTATGACAGATAATTGAAAAGTTTAGGATGAATTAGCCTATCTTGACTGCATAACCAATTACTAGATGCCTATAATGAGTGTTTATAAAAGGTTTTAACTTTCTGAATAAACCAGTGCGGATGAAAGAAGCATGAATAGAAAGTAAATATACTATATGAATTCGTCTTACTTAAGTTATGGGGCGTTTTGTGTCTTGTCTATCTAAAT is a genomic window of Nicotiana tabacum cultivar K326 chromosome 16, ASM71507v2, whole genome shotgun sequence containing:
- the LOC107774441 gene encoding uncharacterized protein LOC107774441, translating into MSTVRSTSAAANSSSSQYTYSNGTYFPTPFHLQQQPPPQPYIGAAPPPVQLPGPSVYPAPSPIPGVYTLPQFQQAQQLFQRDAQTITPEALENVKAALASSEIEHKAEAKKKAVPRKAAGLSWEDPTLAEWPENDYRLFCGDLGNEVNDDVLSKAFSRFPTFNMAKVVRDKRTGKTKGYGFVSFSNPLDLAAALKEMNGKYVGNRPIKLRKSKWQERIDYEALESSKNRSHKKPKLTKKSILHK